The Rosa rugosa chromosome 1, drRosRugo1.1, whole genome shotgun sequence genomic sequence CATCTGAGCCCCTACCAACCAATGTGGCTTTTCTGCAGAAGATCACCTGGCTATAGTAGTACTTGAAAACACAAAAATTTCACTTTAACGTGGCATTATATTGTCAAAGTTAATAGAGTACATTACTTTTTCCTCTCTTACTCGAGTAGAAGTATCAGTATGGTTAGCTCATCAGTTGCAACCGTGTCTCCAGAGGAAAACTATCTGTATACAGAGGCAGAGAAGCTGGTGATTATATGGCAGGTCCACTGCACCACTCGCGATAGACTCACATTCCTCAAGCGTTTCTGCATCAATCTCCAATCTCTGCTAATTTCTGTAAGTAATGGTGGGTTAACCTGTACCTATTAAATCTCGCCTCAATCTATCAATTTGTCGACTGAAAATTGCTTCCTCAACTTCAAAATGATCTTTTGATCCCTCCTCGACTTTTCTTTAAGGTCAAAATCGCTGAGCTATCGACTCACTGTTTCCATCAATACATCATGTCAGCAAATTTTCTTCTCATCCATCAATGCTTCCACCTTCATTTACTTTGTGATTCAGTGTCTACCGTACCCCCTTTGTTCTCTTTCCGAGTTAAATGGATGTGATtgggaaaaaagaaaatgttACGATCTCCTGGTGCTGAAGTTGTCATATGCAGCAGAAGACAATGAACATTTCACAGTTTAAGAGCTTCAATTGAAATAACTAAGGCTTCATAGAATCATAAGCGTGTAGAATGACAATGATATATAGAAGCAACAAGCTTAAACTAGTAACTACAGttcacaacaaaacaaaaagaaacactGCTATGCTACAATAAACAGAATAAAAGGTTTTGGTGAGGTTCGGAAAATGACCCTTTTATCATGGTATTGTGAAAGCCAATGTTCATACCCTTTTGCTTCCTCATGCAGGACTGATTTCTCATCTTTCATTCAACCTTTGACATCAATCTTTAGATCAGTCAATCTTCACAGAGGCGTAAATCTTCCGAACAAACCAGAAGCATGCATAGAAACCAATAGTTCCGGTCAAGACAAAGAAAGCATACGAAACGATCAACATGTACCCAAAGTAAAGGATGCCTGAAACAAACTTAGTGATCTCCAACTTGGTAAAAAAGTAGAAGGCAGAGTAGAGGAGAAGGTAAAGGGCAGACGAGCCTGCGGTCAGGTATGATCTCCACCACCAGTGGTAATCTTCACTGCACAACTGGAAGTAGCAGAGCACCATCGTTATCTCCGCACAAGTGATTAAAAGGATGACAAAAACGATGAAAAGGAACCCGAATATGTAATAGAACTggttcagccaaattgatgtcAAGATAAAGAACAGCTCAATGAAAACAGCTCCAAATGGAAGGATGCCTCCAATAAGTATTGAGAAGACTGGTTTCATATACCATGCCTGTTCTGGTACCTGCCGTGGAATTTTGTTAGTCTTTACAGGGTCTTCAACAGCTGGCTTTTTGAACCCTAAATAACTACCCACAAAGACCAAAGGCACAGAAATTCCAAACCATAAGCAAACCAAAGCAATCATTGTCCCAAAGGGCACGGCTCCAGAAGATTTCTCCCCCCAAATTAGGGCATTTAGCACAAAGAAGACAGCAAACAGAATTCCTGGGAACATAAATGCAGTCTTCAAAGTATTCCTCTTCCACTCTGTACCCTTGAACATCTTGTACAATCGTGCAGAAGAATAACCGGCAAATAAGCCCATGAAAACCCACAACAAAACCATGGCCGTCATAAGACCCCCTCGGTTGGAAGGAGACAGGAAGCCAAGCAAAGCAAATATCATAGTTACAAGTGTCATTCCAAAGATCTGAACCCCTGTACCAACGTAGACACAAAGTAAATTGGAATTGATTGGGGCCCTGAAAACATCTCCATTCACAAGTTTCCATCCAGTTTCTTCTTGAGCCTCATCTTGCGTGTCCAACTGATTATAGTTGGCGATATCTCTGTACAAAGTCCTCATCATGATCATAGCCACCATACCAGATAAAAAGAGGACAATCATCAAAGAGTTTATAATTGAGAACCAGTGGATCTGATCGTCATTCATGAGGAGGTACGTGTCCCAACGAGATGCCCATTTGATTTCACTTTCCTTgagagagcagagagagagcATAAATTTATAAGTTTGTAacacaaaagaagaaagaaaagcagtcaatagtttttttttttaacgtacCTTAAAGGaaacatcaaatgtgaatacaATCTCCTTATCTTTGTCAACTTCTTGTGGAACAGTGCTTCCAGGAGGTAAattttttgtgtctttattgcaTGTTACCAACTGAGTATTTTGCTCATCCCATTCCTTATATTCATGATTGATACTGTAGACAAGAGGCATATAAGAAAACTACAGAATCAAAATAGAGCTATCTATTAAAGAATAGAAAGAAAATGAACCATATGGGAAATGACAAT encodes the following:
- the LOC133725407 gene encoding transmembrane 9 superfamily member 7; protein product: MGRRISGRSSLLITTVLLLISSAAHSFYLPGVAPRDFHTGDPLSIKVNKLSSTKTQLPYDYYYLNYCKPKEILNSAENLGEVLRGDRIENSVYSFKMREEQSCVVACRVKLDAESARNFKEKINDKYRVQMILDNLPVAVLRQRRDGSPSTTYEHGFSVGFKGNYAGSKEEKYFINNHLSFRVMYHKDPETDSARIVGFEVTPNSINHEYKEWDEQNTQLVTCNKDTKNLPPGSTVPQEVDKDKEIVFTFDVSFKESEIKWASRWDTYLLMNDDQIHWFSIINSLMIVLFLSGMVAMIMMRTLYRDIANYNQLDTQDEAQEETGWKLVNGDVFRAPINSNLLCVYVGTGVQIFGMTLVTMIFALLGFLSPSNRGGLMTAMVLLWVFMGLFAGYSSARLYKMFKGTEWKRNTLKTAFMFPGILFAVFFVLNALIWGEKSSGAVPFGTMIALVCLWFGISVPLVFVGSYLGFKKPAVEDPVKTNKIPRQVPEQAWYMKPVFSILIGGILPFGAVFIELFFILTSIWLNQFYYIFGFLFIVFVILLITCAEITMVLCYFQLCSEDYHWWWRSYLTAGSSALYLLLYSAFYFFTKLEITKFVSGILYFGYMLIVSYAFFVLTGTIGFYACFWFVRKIYASVKID